The sequence AATGTAAGACTTGGTGCTACATCTTTGTAGAAGCCGGAGAAGAAAATATTCCGTTCTCGAAACCGTCTGAAATGATGagcataaaaataattatttgacaAACGAAAGAGTATctacatattgtataatgttagcctgtatatcattattttctattcaGTCAGGCGATAAGATGAACTTAACATTTTGAAGAGAATGTTATAGAACTAAAAAGAGAATACATTATATGTAAAgaaatgttattgtttatatCAAATCTTTTTGTTTGTATCTCACAGGCGTAATTAACTACAATAGATAAGGATGTCAGCCTGGAGAAATAGATAAACGAATAGAATATGATTTAATGGAGGATATATAGATTTACCGACATATTTGCCTTGTGAGgttttcatatttgatttaaacGATATGTTAGGCTTCCCACGAGCAAATACCCATCAGCATCTTAACTTAGCACAGTTTtataaaagtacattttaatgttattgcTGGAAGCCAAATTCCTGCATAAagtgaaagggagataactcaaaaATACCGTACAACCTGAGTAATGCATTCCGGAGGCTTACAAAAACATTGAAAAGAATAGACATGTATCCCGCTTTTTtaatataagaaatatagaaaagGTTCAGAGACCAAggtttatttgatatataaagaTCCCTATTTCACCGAAAGGAAATACTAAGAACTACGATTAATTATATAACtactttcaaataaaataattatataatagatacatatatatatatatatataaatacattatgtatgtatcACCTTTGCTTATATCCCACACGTATTTGATTTACCTGATATTGCTATGTCTTAGACACAGCTAACATAAAGATAAATAAGTCTATACTTATGATTAAAGGTTAGTTCGTGTCATATCGTTGAACTATCGTTATTTGACGAGAACCCCCATACAATTCATTTTAAGCACATCAATTAGTTTTTACGCATGCTTCAATgttattctgaaataaaattgcaAGATCCATTCGTtcatcatttaattatttttccgCATATAATGTCATTTTAGATACATTATTTCAACAGAACAATTACAAAGGAATTTGCGTTAAATCACAACaagatatatttgtattgaCTTGTAGTTATCACACCAAGGGTCTTAACTACCTATAGTCTAAATATTTACTGAAGCATtcggtagaaatatatctgtgGGTCAGTAATGTTCCGAGATAGAACCCCTGTACAATCTGTGTGTAAACAAATACAGCAATACAAATGTGTGGCTTAACCACAGCATGGACAGATAAAACTAACACTTGCATTAATAGTGTCTCAGGTCACTTCAAGGTCACTTCAAGGTCAATAAAAATGGGTACAAATGTCCGTGTTGGATTAGTGAGTGATTAGTACTATGTTATTAGTGTAGAAGTCTAGTTGTTAATGATCGCTGTATACAGCATTACTCACGATATCAAAGTCAAATATGCTTCGGTGAACTTGTcttcactgaaaattagacacACTGAGACTCATCTGGTTACTAGAATACAACAGTGTTTAGAAACACTGTAACTCACCTAAATAACAGTGTTAAGACACACTGTCACTCATCTAAACAACAGTTTTAAGACACACTATCACTCATCTAAACAACAGCGTTAAGACACACTGTCACTCATCTAAACAACAGTTTTAAGACACACTGTCACTCATCTAAACAACAGTGTTAAGACACACTGTCACTCATCTAAATAACAGCGTTTAGACACACTGTCACTTATCTAAACAACAGTGTTTAGACACATTGTCACTTATCTAAACAACAGTTTTAAGACACACTGTCACTTATCTAAACAACAGTTTTAAGACACACTATAACTCATCTAAACAACAGTTTTAAGACACACTGTCACTCATCTAAACAACAGTGTTAAGACACACTGTCACTCATCTAAACAACAGTGTTAAGACTACCTGTCACTTATCTAAACAACAGTGTTAAGACTACCTGTCACTCATCTAAACAACAGTTTTAAGACACACTGTCAGTCAATTAAACAACAGTGTTAAGACACACTGTCACTCATCTAAATAACAGCGTTTAGACACACTGTCACTCATCTTAACAAATTACTAGCATACAATGCTGTTTGTTAGTTTGTGTATCACCACCATCATTTTCATGTGTTTTAGAATTTTTGAAATGATATTCACTtcttaaaaaatctttttttttgctTTGACCGAAATCGCTAATCAGTGGTATGATGTGTCTAAATAGATacatagataaaaacaaaagaaatatattttcaaaccaGAAAAGAATATTCGAAATTGATAACTTACTACCTGGTTTGAGATTATAAAACGAAGGTGtctgtcatcaaaatgtatttggtatgcaaaaaaagataataaataaagaaaaataaaatttaaatcatAACCCGGCTGGTGCATGAGAATgtccatatacagtatattatccATTATTCTGTGACATATATAATGAACTCTTCACCATTACGTCTTGTAAtcacatttttgaaataattattataaaaatgattgctaatcaaatatatttattaaagaAATAACGATTTGGGGATTCATTTTCACGTCATTCAAATGAGATTAATATACACTCATCCCTATAACTTCAAACACGTTGGTTATGCATGCACTTGTTAAAAGCATGCAGGACCAAAGTTGTCGTAATGTTAGGTCATCAATAATCTGTATGATTGAGGGGACGACGGATGTATTCAACCGACAGCAAAAGCTTTGATCACACAAATGGTCGCTGTGTTGTTTTTGATGTAAGCGTCATAATGCCTTTTACACAAACAATAGGAGAGTTATCGTCACTATATGTACCACATCTGTCTAATAAATAAGATTATATTACTGGAATGGATAGACAGTAGTTTGCATTAAAGGAAAAATATGGgattttttaattcataaaataaaaattccttttgttttgtattgtcaTTTCCGAAATTACCCTACATGTACAATCCGTATATTAGAAAATGAACATAAACCTtcatagtttctgaaaaagcATTGGAAATCCGTGTATACCTTTGCTGTATCCGTTGTTGCTGTATCCATCCGGGTTCTTTTCATTTACAACACGGTCAAGGTCACATGTAGTGTCGTCTTCATTTAAACTATCCTCATCTTCCGGAGGCCAATGGTGTTCAATTGTAAAATAGTAAACTACCCAGCCTAGGAACGATCCCACCATGGGACCAACTATGGGCACCCAAAACCAGTTATAATTCCTAAAActtcaataaacaaaataaataaacaataaaaataaacaacaacaacagaaataCCCCGACCCCCTCCCAAGAACAAATGCATAAACAATGATTATATTTTAGGCAAGCATTAATTGGAAACTTGATATCTTGATACTTCGTTTTTGgacaatttattttaatcacGCCCTTCCACAGTGACAACATTTTGATAAGATAAGTACTTTATTGGTATCGATCCAAACGATAAAGTAAAGTAAATCTGCCTTTCATTTTCAGTCTGCAGTGTTCAACACGTTTTACATTATGATAAATGCAGATGATATACCACATAATTCTTTTTGCTATAATACGACAAACTACGTTGGTTTACATACTATAATTTTATTCCATTCTTCAGTTTGTTGCATTTACAGTGTCAAATGGTATTCATCTTCCCAGTAATGATTAATAGAAAACACACTAGATGGATAATCCCGGGTGAAGATATTTTTGCTAAAGCAAGCGAAATAAGTCAATTTTTTCCACGTcgcaaataatgatattttacaatactaATATAGTATATTATAGGTTTACTTATTACCTGAACGGCTCTGTTCCATATCCCGCAATGGCTGTAAAGATTCTAGGGCCGAGATCTCTGGCTGGATTAATAGCATAACCACAATTGAAACCAAACGATGTACCAATGGCAAACACGATAGAACCTAACGCAATTGGCAGAAGTCCTAAATTTGGGAGCATGTTGCGCTTGTCTGTTATAGCCAGAATACAGCTGATCAAAAGGAACGTTCCAAACACCTAATGGGAAGGATTGAAATGGCAAATAAATGTACACACATACAATGGAACGATCTGAACGTATATTCATTTCTAAAGTTTAATTCTAAAGTTGTAATACATCCATTGATTTATACTATTGAAATGTGATGATagtaatgaaataaagaatCTTAAAAgcacaaaaaatatacaaaaaaatcgCGCACTGATAGAGAAAGCATCCGCGTTGATTGATGTAGCACTAATATAATCTATAGatattgttaaaaatacaataggAATCTATGTTTGCCTCACCTGGTCGAAAAATGTACTTGTCGTAGACACGAATTCCTGAGGATATGTAGCAAATATTCCAGCTGTTGCGTTTACTCCTGTTGTTTGGCGATATCCGGAGTCATAATGATTGATGGCGTCTGTGGGATAATacaaaatttgatttgataattAAGAATTATCGTCCATAGTCGCTTTTTAACCAACTTTGATTAGCATAAATATGAATGTCAAACATTACTATTGTTCAAGATAATAGTGAATGATTTAGTTTCAACTCAGCAAAATTAAATAGGTTTAATGACTAAATGTGGGttgtaataaaacatatatacatcgcCCAACTAAAATGACCAATGAATAGTACCTTATGAAAGATTACGTCAATAATCATATTGCATCATCAAGCTCAATATATAAAACTGATGATTTTACAGGTACGTCACATATACAGTATGAGTCAACTATCTTACTTTACCAAGCGATCGCTCTGGTTGATATTATCTTTGTTTATTATCGGGGCATCTCCCAGGATGATACAGTAAAAAGATGGTTGATAAACATACCATAGTATATACCAAATTGTACGGCAGCCGCCGTGAATGCTCCAGCCAATTCTGCTACAGAGTAAAATGGCCATTTATACCAAGGCACGATGCCTCTCAGACAAAGTGCTAACGTCACGGCCGGGTTAAGGGAACCTCCTGTCAATCAAGAAATCATTTAACCAATATAAGCTactaaaatgttaaatgatattGCAGAATCATACACGTTCAGAGACAATTTAAGAGGATAATTGATCGATTTGGTTAGAGCGAATTGCTTTGTTGGAGTAAGATCGGAAGGTTCACATGAATGTCTTTATCTAAGATTGTGTCATCCTACCTGAGACACCTCCAGAGAAGTAGATACCCAGTGTCAGACCCATCCCCCCAGCAAAGTTAACCGTGAGGAAACTGCTGTATTCCTGTCGACTGAGAACATACTGTGCACCAGATCCGATGGCGAATGTCTGAAAGTATAGTAAACATAACAGTCTAAAATCTGAGAGAATGTTTAAATATATCAGGTTAGTACGACAATAGGCATATCTTACCAAATGCCGGCAAATATAaggtaaaaaaacaattatggGTAGCAAACACTGATTGACTTAATGACTAATTATTTGCATTATAACAGCTACATGCtcttatggttttttttttaaatttgaaattagaTTATCTGTGTCATCTCCAAATGGTCAACCAGATTGGATATCTGTTATTAGATTGTACActgttgtgtgtgtgtaatgCCATTCTTTATATCGATTCCTTTTATCTATTTACTTATCAACAACATGTAGACCCGGGCAAAGTGTAAACTAGTGTAATGTTAACAATTCTAGCGACGACGGTCATATTTTTCACAATCCCTAGACTTGGGGAATTAATATAACCTTTCTCAGGTTGACAATTTCTGCATTAAGAAACACAAAGCAATGGTATAATAAGTTACGTCATATGATAGTATTGGTATATCTAGGCGTCATAACGCAACTGTTATTTGCCTGATTTATGTAGAAACGATACTGAAAAATTTGCCTGTTATCATAAAACGTTATCGTAGGATTGCATTCCACACTTGTGACTATGAAATGAAGAAATGTAACTCGTGCCACTGGGTAATTTGATATGTAACTAAGGTTCGTGATGTATGACAATTTCCTGCTCATTTTCTACATATCATAATCATATCATCTTATTTGTATGCATTCATAATTTATGTGTTCTGAACCAAACTGAAGAAAGGTCAATTGATACCATCAAGGATATAAACATTCACATACACTACTGCCCATTTATTATCGGTGTTTAAATCTCCCGTGTTATGCTGGGGGCGTGGAAATAGGTGACCGCTAAAATAGATCTAGTGAAGTGTCAAACATTTCGATTTAGTTTATATGAAGGGTACACCACTATCCTAATAAGGCGTGTCGTTTTCTAGCCATGTCGGCGTACATACCACTTGACGTCGAGGACCATAATGTAATACTTAATATCTAATATTTTACTGACCTTAGACGTGACAAGAACACATCTGTATTGAAGTCCGTATTGCAACTAACATAACAGTAATGGCTTAAAATTAAATATGCCTCTCTTTTTCATTTTCctgtatatttaatgaatttaaacaaactttatgtatatatctggtaccCATGCTAGATTGTTTTGTAGAAGAGTGGCGCCAGgaaaaacaactttaaaaagCAAAGTTGTCTACCGACAGCCAAAACACATGTAACTTATCATATGCTTAACATATTTTGAAGTATATAAGCGACAGGACGACAGTAGCATTTCATGGATACCCACCAGCAGCATGTATTAGAAGAGCTAtcacattatatttacaattattatataaattgacAAAACTAAAGTGAAGTCTATCTGAGTATAACTTACACCCAAAACGCGACCAATGATATGGAAATGTCTGCAGATCATCGTTGCAATGGCTGTTCTATCTTGTTGACTACGTATATCGTCATTCGTAATCAGCTTGTCTGGTCTAACTTACACAAAATTTATGTAGAGACCGCCAAAATGACACAATAATGTAAACATAAGCATTAAACtagatttgtataaaatatatgatcTGAAAAGATACCAGATTTTTTTAGACACTCtacttaaagggacatgaaccttaaataatttgttctgtatgcttagatatggttttcagatgtttattgaatattttattacaatgattggttatctaaaacgacagaaAAACGTGGGGAACACCttcctcaaaaatgataaaaatagaccgtcatattctatttttggaacacaaaacgaaagctggccggaagcgaggttataatgaacaacaaacttgctgacatgacaacgaatattagttttccacattttaagattataatCGCTTCATCCACGTTTTTGACCCATCATTTTGTCTACATTCATTtcatttgtgcagtg is a genomic window of Argopecten irradians isolate NY chromosome 10, Ai_NY, whole genome shotgun sequence containing:
- the LOC138333670 gene encoding aquaporin-9-like isoform X2, with amino-acid sequence MSSLKKLTKLQNPLAREIVAEYIGTFILVTFAIGSGAQYVLSRQEYSSFLTVNFAGGMGLTLGIYFSGGVSGGSLNPAVTLALCLRGIVPWYKWPFYSVAELAGAFTAAAVQFGIYYDAINHYDSGYRQTTGVNATAGIFATYPQEFVSTTSTFFDQVFGTFLLISCILAITDKRNMLPNLGLLPIALGSIVFAIGTSFGFNCGYAINPARDLGPRIFTAIAGYGTEPFSFRNYNWFWVPIVGPMVGSFLGWVVYYFTIEHHWPPEDEDSLNEDDTTCDLDRVVNEKNPDGYSNNGYSKVKTSSPKHI
- the LOC138333670 gene encoding aquaporin-9-like isoform X1, which translates into the protein MSSLKKLTKLQNPLAREIVAEYIGTFILVTFAIGSGAQYVLSRQEYSSFLTVNFAGGMGLTLGIYFSGGVSGGSLNPAVTLALCLRGIVPWYKWPFYSVAELAGAFTAAAVQFGIYYDAINHYDSGYRQTTGVNATAGIFATYPQEFVSTTSTFFDQVFGTFLLISCILAITDKRNMLPNLGLLPIALGSIVFAIGTSFGFNCGYAINPARDLGPRIFTAIAGYGTEPFSFRNYNWFWVPIVGPMVGSFLGWVVYYFTIEHHWPPEDEDSLNEDDTTCDLDRVVNEKNPDGYSNNGYSKDGFENGIFSSPASTKM